The Candidatus Bathyarchaeota archaeon nucleotide sequence AAAAATTTTTTTCCGTTTTTTTCCCGAAAAACGGTTGTTTTAGTTTTTTTTCATGTTTTTAAGCCCAAAAATCCCTTTTCGAGTGCATACCCTAATATAGTTGATGAATCCATATATGTGCTGTTAGAATTCTTTAGGGGAAGAGTAAACCCAAAATTAAGCTGCTTTTTCTCGGGATTATTCTGATTATACGTGGTTAATGCCACACTGGACAACATAACATGGGTAAACGAAAAGTAACAAATGAAGGCAACATAGACAGTATGGTTCTACCTTCACCAAACGATGTTTTGGGCATAGCCGTAAAAATGCTGGGTTGCGACAGGATAATGGTTAAATGCCAAGATGGAAAAGAACGTCTCTGTAGAGTCAGAGGTAAACTGAAAAAGCGTGTCTGGATAAGAGAAGGTGACATAGTTTTGGTTTCACCATGGGATTTCCAGACTGAAACTAGAGGCGACATATTTTGGCGGTACAGAAAGAACCAATCGGATTG carries:
- the eif1A gene encoding translation initiation factor eIF-1A is translated as MGKRKVTNEGNIDSMVLPSPNDVLGIAVKMLGCDRIMVKCQDGKERLCRVRGKLKKRVWIREGDIVLVSPWDFQTETRGDIFWRYRKNQSDWLRNHNYLTM